The Calditerricola satsumensis nucleotide sequence TCCAGCGCCGATGGTACTTGGGGCGAAAGCCCCTGGGAGAGTAGGTCGTTGCCAGGCACGGCGGTTCAACGTCCTTGGTCTTGCAGCAAGGCAGGGTCAAGGGCGTTTTTTGTTTTCGCGTCCGTTTTCTTCCTCTTGTGTGGCCGGGAGATGAGGCGCGCGTTGCCGCAGAACGCGACGACACGGTTCGCACATAATGGCAAGCCGTTCATGATAAACTGAAAGTGCCCTCGCGTCGCAAACCAAACGTTGTCCAAGGGAAGGGGGAGGAGACCGGTATGGCTCAGGAAAAGGCGCTGCTGTTTGATTTGGACGGGACGCTGATCCGCACCGAAACAATCGCCGTGCCCGCCTTCCGCCAAACCTTTGCCCGCTTGCGCGAGGCGTACGGCGAGGCCATTTCCGTGCCCAGCGAGGTCGACGTGCGTGGCGTGTTCGGCAAGACGCTACCCGAAATCTGGGCCACCTTGTTGCCCAACGCCGATGAGGCGGTGCGGCGGGAAGCCGACAAGTGGCTCCTGCACTACGAGCGGGAGGCCCTGGCTACCGGCAAGGGCGAGCTGTATCCGGGCGTGCGCGAGACGCTCGAGCGCCTGCGCGCCGACGGATACCGCCTTTTTATCGTAAGCA carries:
- a CDS encoding HAD family hydrolase, with amino-acid sequence MAQEKALLFDLDGTLIRTETIAVPAFRQTFARLREAYGEAISVPSEVDVRGVFGKTLPEIWATLLPNADEAVRREADKWLLHYEREALATGKGELYPGVRETLERLRADGYRLFIVSNGGEAYVDAVCTHLGLAPYFDDFYSAGRFAARSKAELVARLLRDHGVRQGVMVGDRRSDVEAGHANGLKVIGCGYGYGTTGELKEADAVVERFDAIRDVLAQWAVEGAWAR